From Ignavibacteriota bacterium, a single genomic window includes:
- a CDS encoding histidine kinase produces the protein MKISIDRKRFQLYLWLGAAYYLLWLFIDLSINPETFLERAWNHVWLISYVIVINFIFFEYSLPYIKVSWKRILVGLVLIWVHVMLCSFGLYAWRTLGIGLHLYFPLITHASVFKGVEYHVPYSIFSGFFFGIIKHIYDYRKLKEAAQQLRIEKQEAELNYLKSQTNPHFLFNTLNNIYSLARDKSDLAPESILRLSKILRYMLYETGGEFIAIEQELKIISDYISLEKLRYDDSLHVNFNYDIEDMKQAFPPLLLIPLVENAFKHGVSETRTRPFVDIHLSVGQRQLVFVVKNSAESLPQEIGVKESIGLSNLRRQLKLLYTDYSLSVEQFEFVFTATLKINLASHV, from the coding sequence ATGAAAATATCAATAGACAGAAAACGATTTCAATTGTATTTGTGGCTCGGCGCCGCTTACTATTTGTTATGGTTGTTTATTGATTTATCAATCAATCCGGAAACCTTTCTGGAGAGAGCGTGGAATCATGTTTGGTTGATCAGTTATGTTATTGTTATTAATTTCATCTTTTTCGAATATTCTCTGCCTTATATCAAAGTATCATGGAAAAGAATTCTTGTAGGGTTAGTGCTTATCTGGGTTCATGTGATGTTATGTTCTTTCGGATTGTATGCATGGAGGACGCTTGGAATCGGGCTACATCTATATTTTCCATTAATAACACACGCTTCGGTGTTCAAAGGAGTGGAATATCATGTTCCATATAGCATTTTCTCCGGCTTCTTTTTTGGGATTATAAAACACATTTATGATTATCGAAAATTAAAGGAGGCAGCACAGCAACTACGAATTGAAAAGCAGGAAGCAGAATTGAACTACCTCAAGTCGCAAACGAATCCGCATTTTCTATTCAACACATTGAATAACATTTACTCATTGGCAAGAGATAAATCCGATCTGGCGCCGGAATCAATTCTCCGTCTATCGAAAATATTACGCTACATGTTATACGAAACAGGCGGAGAGTTCATCGCTATAGAACAGGAATTGAAAATTATCAGTGATTATATTTCTCTTGAAAAATTACGCTACGATGATTCCTTACATGTTAACTTCAACTACGACATTGAAGATATGAAACAAGCATTTCCACCTCTTCTGCTAATTCCATTAGTAGAAAATGCGTTCAAACATGGTGTATCTGAAACAAGAACTCGACCGTTTGTGGATATTCATCTTTCGGTGGGGCAGCGACAATTAGTATTTGTTGTGAAGAATTCTGCTGAATCACTTCCACAAGAAATTGGCGTAAAAGAAAGCATCGGCCTTTCCAATTTGAGACGCCAACTCAAATTACTCTATACCGATTACAGTCTCTCGGTTGAGCAATTCGAATTTGTTTTTACTGCCACGTTAAAAATTAATCTTGCAAGCCATGTCTAA
- the hrpB gene encoding ATP-dependent helicase HrpB: MLPIENILPELRSTLQTTTNVVLSAEPGAGKTTRVPIALMNESWLSGKKIIMLEPRRLAAQRAASYMAQQIHENVGATIGYRIRGDAKVGAKTRIEVVTEGILTRMIQSEPDLSDVGLLIFDEFHERSIHADLGLALALDVQEQLRDDLRILVMSATLDGISISSLLGNAPVLQSAGRTFPITTHYLKRVHDGAIEPLIVSAIHQTIKEDEGDVLVFLPGQREIRRVESLLLDKELPEEIIIHTLFGEASPKQQQTALATAPNGKRKIILSTSIAETSLTIDGVQVVIDSGLARVPRFDSKRGMSGLVTTQVSQANAEQRRGRAGRQAPGVCYRLWTEQQQTELPKFLSPEILVSDLAPFALELARWGDAEAKRLRFLDAPSEKHLTQARTLLTQLGAFDAKGKLTPHGKAMAELPVHPRLAHMLLKGKELHFGSMACDVAALLEERDILRGENDSDIDLASRWHVLETGKGASRFALERAQEQSVRLRHLLNVRHGKSDEKELGLLLALAYPERVARRRDSGEGRYQMVSGTGALLPKKSMLSREEFLAIGEVDGIGSEVKIFLAAPLSEKQIRLAFDEQLTEAEEVHWDEREESVVARKITRLGALELSVVPLSTSSEKTTNAMLDGIRLLGLDALPWTKDANSIRTRNEWLRIHNLTKSSLPNVSNEYLLETLGDWLAPYLSGITRRVHLQKLDMSMIVRAMFSFEQLREVERLAPTHLTVPTGSHIPIDYSGEQPVLAVRLQEMFGETETPTVANGKVKVLLHLLSPAHRPLAITQDLPSFWKNAYPDVRKDMRGRYPKHYWPENPKEAEPTRRTKRR, translated from the coding sequence TTGCTTCCAATAGAAAACATTCTCCCCGAACTCCGTTCGACTTTGCAAACGACTACCAACGTTGTTCTTTCCGCCGAGCCGGGCGCGGGGAAGACAACGAGGGTTCCGATTGCGTTGATGAATGAATCGTGGTTGAGCGGGAAGAAGATTATTATGCTGGAGCCGAGACGATTGGCGGCGCAACGGGCGGCGTCATACATGGCTCAGCAAATACATGAGAACGTGGGAGCGACAATTGGATACAGAATTCGAGGAGACGCGAAAGTTGGAGCGAAGACGAGAATCGAAGTGGTGACGGAAGGAATTTTGACTCGTATGATTCAGAGCGAGCCGGATTTATCCGATGTCGGTTTGCTCATCTTCGATGAATTTCATGAGAGAAGTATCCACGCTGACCTTGGACTTGCACTTGCATTGGATGTTCAGGAACAGTTGAGGGATGATTTGAGAATTCTTGTCATGTCAGCAACGCTTGATGGGATTTCAATTTCTTCATTGCTTGGGAATGCGCCGGTTCTTCAAAGCGCAGGGAGAACATTTCCGATTACGACACATTACTTGAAACGAGTTCATGATGGAGCGATTGAGCCGCTCATTGTTTCAGCAATTCATCAAACAATAAAGGAAGATGAAGGAGATGTGCTGGTGTTTCTTCCGGGGCAGAGGGAGATTCGGCGAGTTGAATCGTTATTGCTTGATAAGGAATTGCCAGAAGAAATTATCATTCACACATTGTTTGGTGAGGCATCGCCAAAGCAACAACAAACCGCGCTTGCAACAGCGCCTAACGGGAAAAGGAAAATCATTCTCTCAACAAGTATTGCCGAAACAAGTTTGACGATTGATGGAGTTCAAGTTGTGATTGATTCGGGACTTGCGCGTGTACCGCGATTTGATTCGAAGCGGGGAATGTCGGGACTTGTGACAACGCAAGTTTCTCAGGCGAACGCGGAACAACGACGAGGAAGAGCGGGAAGACAAGCGCCCGGAGTCTGTTATCGTTTGTGGACAGAACAACAACAAACGGAATTGCCAAAGTTTCTTTCTCCGGAAATTCTTGTAAGTGATTTAGCGCCGTTCGCTCTTGAACTTGCACGATGGGGAGATGCCGAGGCAAAGCGACTTCGCTTCCTCGATGCGCCGTCGGAAAAACATCTGACACAAGCGCGAACCTTGTTAACGCAACTCGGCGCGTTTGATGCAAAAGGAAAATTGACGCCACATGGCAAAGCAATGGCTGAACTTCCCGTGCATCCGCGGCTTGCGCACATGTTGTTGAAAGGGAAGGAATTGCATTTTGGAAGTATGGCGTGCGATGTGGCGGCGTTGTTGGAGGAGCGAGACATTCTCCGTGGCGAGAACGATTCGGATATTGACCTTGCTTCGCGATGGCATGTGTTGGAAACAGGAAAAGGGGCGAGTCGGTTTGCTTTGGAACGAGCACAGGAACAATCTGTACGACTTCGTCACCTTCTAAATGTCAGACATGGAAAGAGTGATGAAAAAGAATTGGGTTTGTTGCTTGCTCTCGCTTATCCTGAACGAGTTGCACGGCGACGAGATTCGGGCGAAGGACGGTATCAAATGGTTTCAGGTACGGGCGCACTCTTGCCAAAGAAGAGTATGCTTTCGCGGGAGGAGTTTCTTGCTATTGGGGAAGTGGACGGCATAGGGAGTGAAGTGAAAATATTTCTTGCCGCTCCGTTGTCTGAGAAACAAATCCGTCTTGCATTCGATGAACAACTTACCGAAGCGGAAGAAGTCCATTGGGATGAACGTGAAGAATCGGTAGTAGCAAGAAAGATTACTCGTCTCGGTGCGTTGGAACTATCGGTGGTTCCGTTATCAACTTCTTCTGAGAAAACAACGAATGCGATGCTCGATGGAATTCGATTGCTTGGGCTTGATGCGTTACCGTGGACGAAGGATGCAAATTCAATCCGAACGCGAAATGAGTGGCTGCGTATTCATAATCTTACAAAATCATCATTGCCGAATGTAAGTAATGAATATCTCCTTGAAACATTGGGGGATTGGCTTGCACCGTATCTCTCAGGAATTACGCGGCGTGTGCACTTGCAGAAACTTGATATGAGTATGATTGTTCGTGCAATGTTTTCGTTTGAACAACTTCGGGAAGTTGAACGACTTGCGCCAACGCATCTCACCGTTCCGACCGGTTCACATATCCCGATAGATTATTCAGGCGAGCAACCAGTCCTTGCCGTTCGACTTCAGGAAATGTTTGGTGAGACAGAAACGCCAACAGTTGCAAACGGAAAAGTGAAAGTCCTGTTGCATCTTCTTTCTCCGGCGCATCGTCCGCTTGCGATTACACAGGACTTGCCGAGTTTCTGGAAGAACGCGTATCCAGATGTTCGGAAAGATATGCGTGGAAGGTATCCGAAACATTATTGGCCCGAAAATCCGAAAGAAGCAGAGCCGACGAGACGGACGAAGAGACGTTAG
- a CDS encoding c-type cytochrome, with product MKKFFKWFGIIVGCLLVIAFVAFLYLIPPFTLAPPETFSQQEIDAAPSVAHISDPATRLIAERGKYLVTVIGCTGCHTSGGEQGPQWEKYLAGGMKFQAKEYGTVISRNLTPDSQTGLARRSDEYVKNVLRSGVDETGNIMLAMPWSAYSNLTVEDQHAVVVYLRNLKSVRHEIPEPQPSTMPDDKNAVESAWGGDYARH from the coding sequence ATGAAAAAGTTTTTCAAATGGTTTGGTATTATCGTCGGATGTTTACTTGTCATTGCATTCGTAGCGTTTCTTTATTTGATTCCTCCCTTCACGTTGGCTCCGCCCGAAACATTCAGTCAACAGGAAATAGATGCGGCTCCTTCAGTCGCGCATATTTCTGACCCGGCAACTCGGCTCATTGCCGAACGAGGAAAATATCTTGTCACCGTCATTGGTTGCACCGGCTGTCATACATCCGGAGGCGAACAGGGTCCTCAATGGGAAAAATATCTCGCGGGCGGAATGAAGTTTCAAGCGAAGGAATACGGAACGGTTATCTCCCGAAATCTCACACCCGATTCACAAACCGGACTTGCGCGCCGTTCCGATGAATATGTGAAAAATGTTCTGCGAAGCGGAGTTGATGAAACAGGAAATATCATGCTCGCAATGCCATGGAGCGCATACTCCAATCTAACCGTAGAAGACCAACATGCTGTTGTCGTGTATCTCAGAAACTTGAAATCGGTTCGACACGAAATTCCCGAACCGCAACCTTCAACAATGCCTGATGATAAGAATGCTGTTGAAAGCGCTTGGGGTGGAGATTACGCGAGGCACTGA
- a CDS encoding c-type cytochrome, whose translation MKKPFPALLMSCIAITVGFVVVFLLATKPLKGSQPSQPLSGNPGLGKNIFDSRCAVCHGANGDGKGIVAVNLHPKPRDFTKGLFKFRSTESGSIPTVDDLARIINEGIHGTAMVGWKEFITGDSLQTLIAYIQSFSTRFQNEQPKPVSVSNAIPSSVKSISDGKIVYEKLECASCHGTAGDGTDAIARDFNDEWGNIIAATNLTEPWTFRSGASASDIYLRLKTGIDGTPMPSYSESASEQDLWNLANFVASLGRKPAWQMNENELQTHYSKLDETNKSNPVQRGKYLVEVFGCADCHSPFTEGRSVMEQFRMAGGSRWRIGPYGDFYTPNLTSDKETGLGNWTDEEIKEAITKGIVRGGRRMLPFPMGWTGYSMLTKNDLNAIVAYLRTIPPVHNKIPEPEPLNIFSYMWGKFKMLILKEDFPIIIYPENSGQAQATSQTNTSNNNIALKFEPVHTSGKAN comes from the coding sequence ATGAAAAAACCATTCCCCGCTTTGCTTATGAGTTGCATTGCAATAACTGTAGGGTTTGTTGTTGTGTTTCTCCTCGCCACCAAACCTCTCAAGGGTTCACAACCTTCTCAACCTCTGTCCGGAAATCCCGGGCTCGGCAAAAATATTTTTGATTCGCGTTGCGCTGTCTGCCATGGAGCGAACGGTGATGGTAAGGGTATTGTCGCTGTTAATCTCCATCCCAAGCCACGCGACTTCACCAAAGGATTATTCAAGTTCCGTTCAACAGAATCGGGAAGCATCCCGACTGTCGATGACCTTGCCCGTATCATTAACGAAGGGATACACGGGACTGCGATGGTTGGATGGAAAGAATTCATCACAGGCGATTCGCTTCAGACGCTGATTGCGTACATACAATCATTTTCCACACGATTTCAAAACGAACAACCCAAACCCGTATCTGTCTCAAACGCGATTCCTTCCTCAGTAAAAAGTATTTCTGATGGAAAAATTGTGTATGAAAAATTAGAGTGTGCAAGTTGTCATGGAACTGCGGGAGATGGAACTGATGCAATTGCGAGAGATTTCAATGATGAATGGGGAAACATCATCGCCGCAACAAATCTGACTGAGCCGTGGACATTTCGAAGCGGCGCGTCTGCCTCCGATATTTATCTCAGATTAAAAACCGGAATTGATGGAACTCCGATGCCCTCGTACAGCGAAAGCGCAAGCGAACAGGATTTGTGGAACCTTGCAAACTTTGTTGCTTCACTCGGACGAAAACCTGCGTGGCAAATGAACGAGAATGAATTACAAACTCATTACAGCAAGTTGGATGAAACCAACAAATCAAATCCGGTACAACGTGGAAAATATTTAGTCGAAGTTTTCGGATGTGCGGATTGCCATTCACCATTCACCGAAGGACGCTCTGTTATGGAACAATTCAGAATGGCGGGCGGGTCTCGTTGGCGAATCGGACCGTACGGAGATTTTTACACTCCCAATTTGACTTCAGACAAAGAAACCGGACTTGGTAACTGGACTGATGAAGAAATAAAGGAAGCAATAACGAAAGGAATCGTCAGGGGCGGCAGAAGAATGTTGCCTTTCCCGATGGGATGGACAGGATACTCGATGCTAACGAAAAATGACCTCAACGCGATTGTCGCATACTTGAGAACTATTCCACCGGTACACAACAAAATTCCTGAGCCGGAACCGTTAAATATTTTTTCGTACATGTGGGGAAAATTTAAAATGTTGATTCTGAAAGAAGATTTTCCAATAATTATTTATCCGGAAAATTCGGGACAAGCGCAAGCAACAAGTCAAACCAACACAAGCAACAACAACATTGCTCTGAAGTTTGAACCTGTTCACACATCAGGAAAGGCAAACTAA
- the radC gene encoding DNA repair protein RadC — MSKPVGEMKSNQTSEPQVKYSRILDWPEDDRPREKLLNHGADTLSDAELLAILIRTGTKNATAVDIGKQLMNKYKSLHDISHRTVQELIDEKIPGLKKAKLITLIAAFTIGKRIANDIKNKKKIQVHSPEVIADMFMSKMQNLKQEEFFIVMLDSANHFIREQKITSGTLNSSLAHPREVFRPAIAEPAASIILLHNHPSGNPEPSSEDMQITKQLVEAGKIIGIPVHDHIIIAGHTFTSFAERGLI, encoded by the coding sequence ATGAGTAAACCGGTTGGGGAAATGAAATCAAATCAAACTTCAGAACCACAGGTTAAGTATTCACGCATCCTCGATTGGCCCGAAGATGACCGACCGAGAGAGAAATTACTCAATCACGGGGCAGATACGTTGTCAGATGCGGAATTGCTTGCCATTCTCATCAGAACAGGGACGAAAAATGCAACGGCGGTTGACATCGGGAAGCAGTTGATGAACAAATACAAATCGTTGCATGACATTTCACACCGCACTGTTCAAGAATTGATTGATGAAAAAATCCCCGGTTTGAAAAAGGCAAAACTTATCACACTGATTGCTGCATTCACGATTGGAAAACGAATAGCGAACGATATAAAAAACAAGAAGAAGATTCAGGTTCATTCTCCGGAAGTCATTGCCGATATGTTTATGAGTAAAATGCAAAACCTGAAACAAGAAGAGTTTTTTATTGTTATGTTAGATAGCGCAAACCATTTCATTCGCGAACAAAAGATTACAAGCGGTACGCTCAATTCTTCTCTTGCACATCCGCGAGAAGTGTTTCGTCCTGCAATCGCAGAACCGGCGGCGAGCATCATTCTCCTTCACAATCATCCGAGTGGAAATCCTGAACCAAGTTCGGAAGACATGCAAATCACGAAGCAACTTGTCGAAGCGGGAAAAATCATTGGTATTCCTGTTCACGACCATATCATCATCGCGGGACATACATTTACTTCGTTCGCAGAGCGTGGCCTTATCTGA
- a CDS encoding response regulator: MSKITCIIIEDEPLAIKVLSDYIMEVPFLDLQGIFKDAILATEYLQKNTVDLIFLDIHLPKLKGMDFLRTLLQPPAVIITTAYHQYAVEGFNFNVIDYLLKPFEFQRFLTAVTKVKAKQGGNLKFKESEGTKDFIFLSVQKKKVKILFSEIIYIESQREYIKVKTTKKDYISKMSTHEIESLLPVNLFKRIHRSFIISLSKIESYTADKVEVHGISIPIGKGYRKFIEQL, from the coding sequence ATGTCTAAGATAACGTGCATCATAATAGAAGATGAACCATTAGCAATCAAGGTCTTATCAGATTATATCATGGAGGTACCGTTTCTGGATTTGCAAGGAATATTTAAAGATGCAATTCTTGCAACTGAGTACTTGCAGAAAAATACTGTTGACTTAATTTTTTTAGATATTCATCTTCCTAAACTAAAAGGAATGGATTTCCTCAGAACGCTTTTACAGCCGCCCGCTGTCATCATAACAACAGCGTATCATCAGTATGCGGTAGAAGGGTTTAACTTCAATGTCATAGATTACCTCCTAAAACCGTTCGAGTTTCAAAGATTCTTAACAGCAGTAACCAAAGTTAAAGCGAAACAAGGCGGCAATCTGAAATTCAAGGAAAGCGAAGGAACGAAGGATTTTATTTTCCTCAGCGTGCAAAAAAAGAAAGTAAAAATTTTGTTTTCTGAAATCATCTACATAGAAAGCCAGAGGGAATACATCAAGGTCAAGACAACAAAGAAAGATTATATCTCAAAAATGAGTACGCACGAAATCGAATCTCTTTTACCTGTCAATCTCTTCAAGCGGATTCACCGGTCTTTTATCATTTCGTTAAGCAAGATAGAGTCATACACAGCCGATAAAGTTGAAGTTCATGGCATATCCATTCCCATAGGTAAGGGCTACAGAAAATTTATAGAACAGTTGTGA
- a CDS encoding ABC transporter substrate-binding protein: MKHTFYFFISVVCISFGVAQENYRYNEEAEQLFQEGIVFYDSIAYENAADAFEQALNINPVHQRTTACYMMAAKSWMQLHEHAQAMFLMNNLLKRFPETEYAREAHFTLGSAYYYLNLNKNSAREFSLALDSINEDGRTKRALEILDSLARFVLPLSEVQELRDEISNSLVQSLFSKILEERTIVLQKEDEAKESNKKQLKNKVINIGVLLPLMENVASSPAKKASEEVLDGIRIAQEEFEQANDNVSIVLDVRDSERDSNIAKKQMRELSNNDDNSVIIGELFSNITQSCVPIAEDEEIPLITPTANMNGLAGMGKYIVQANADISMHGKALAQYAVNHLGMTTLAILSPNNPNSKIITKEFIDEATRLGAKILASEEYEKSSNDLSKQFIALRKATANSEPLVSFDMRVNKAFRKKILQAGANAELVDSLIETKGKIPVSRLFGANGLRKAESLKMKIINPKSHASNVEVPVYAIQGVFVPVAYPEDIGVIASQMTYYNIKAQLLGSAEWYDEAILENQRRYLNGVIFCSDYFIDDSDDATISFQNKLKRRPTKYSLFGYDVMNMLTSCFESGAVKRDEIRECLENMQHFEGLHSMISLKPNRVNRVMQILQFKDGEVKRLREIFVD, from the coding sequence TTGAAACACACCTTCTACTTTTTTATTTCCGTTGTTTGCATCTCGTTCGGAGTTGCACAGGAAAATTACCGATACAACGAAGAAGCAGAGCAACTCTTCCAAGAGGGAATTGTTTTTTATGATTCCATCGCTTACGAAAATGCGGCGGATGCATTTGAGCAAGCGCTGAACATTAACCCCGTTCATCAACGTACGACTGCCTGTTATATGATGGCGGCAAAATCGTGGATGCAATTGCATGAACATGCACAAGCAATGTTTCTGATGAATAATCTTCTCAAACGGTTTCCTGAAACAGAGTATGCACGCGAGGCGCATTTCACACTCGGCTCGGCATATTATTATTTGAATCTGAATAAAAACAGCGCGAGGGAATTCTCACTTGCACTTGATTCAATCAATGAAGACGGAAGAACGAAGCGGGCGTTGGAGATTCTTGATTCACTTGCCCGATTTGTTCTCCCGCTTTCCGAAGTTCAGGAATTACGAGACGAAATTTCAAATTCACTCGTACAATCTCTGTTTTCAAAAATACTGGAAGAGAGAACGATTGTTCTTCAGAAAGAGGATGAGGCGAAGGAATCGAATAAAAAGCAATTGAAGAACAAGGTCATCAATATCGGTGTGTTACTACCGCTGATGGAAAATGTTGCTTCCAGTCCTGCCAAGAAAGCGTCGGAAGAAGTGTTGGATGGAATCAGAATAGCGCAGGAAGAATTCGAGCAGGCGAACGACAATGTCAGCATCGTGCTTGATGTGAGAGACTCAGAGCGTGATTCGAACATTGCAAAAAAGCAGATGAGAGAACTTTCAAACAACGATGATAATTCTGTCATCATCGGAGAATTGTTCAGCAATATCACGCAATCGTGTGTGCCGATTGCAGAGGATGAAGAGATTCCGCTCATTACTCCTACGGCAAACATGAACGGACTTGCGGGAATGGGAAAGTACATCGTTCAGGCGAACGCTGATATTTCGATGCACGGAAAAGCATTAGCACAATATGCTGTCAATCATCTCGGCATGACAACGCTTGCCATTCTTTCACCGAACAATCCGAATAGTAAAATCATAACAAAAGAATTTATTGATGAAGCAACGCGACTCGGGGCTAAGATACTCGCATCGGAGGAATATGAAAAGAGTTCGAATGATTTGAGCAAGCAATTCATTGCACTGAGGAAAGCGACTGCGAATTCCGAACCTCTTGTTTCATTCGACATGCGAGTCAACAAAGCATTCAGAAAGAAAATTCTTCAAGCCGGTGCAAATGCAGAACTTGTTGATTCATTAATTGAGACAAAAGGAAAAATTCCTGTCAGTCGATTATTCGGAGCGAATGGGTTACGGAAGGCGGAATCATTAAAGATGAAAATCATCAATCCGAAATCACACGCATCGAATGTTGAAGTTCCGGTGTATGCAATTCAAGGAGTGTTTGTGCCTGTTGCATATCCTGAAGATATCGGAGTGATTGCATCACAGATGACGTATTACAATATCAAAGCGCAATTGCTCGGAAGTGCAGAGTGGTACGATGAAGCAATTCTCGAAAATCAACGGCGGTATTTGAATGGCGTGATTTTCTGCTCTGATTATTTTATTGATGACAGTGACGATGCGACAATTTCATTTCAGAATAAACTCAAGCGACGCCCAACAAAATACTCGTTGTTCGGTTACGATGTAATGAACATGCTGACTTCATGCTTTGAAAGCGGAGCGGTGAAACGGGATGAGATTCGTGAATGTCTCGAAAATATGCAGCACTTCGAAGGATTACATTCGATGATATCGTTGAAGCCAAATCGTGTCAACCGGGTGATGCAGATTTTGCAATTCAAAGACGGAGAAGTGAAAAGATTGAGGGAGATATTCGTTGATTGA
- a CDS encoding YeeE/YedE family protein yields the protein MQTPKPYLNPFLAGIGLGLVLLSAFVVMGRGLGASGALSSVVTFGVNTIAPEHARANTFYKEYLNTTNGNPLNDWLVFEIVGVLIGGLISGLLSGRVNRTIDKGIRATNSTRFFYAFCGGLLVGIGSKLARGCTSGQALTGGALLSVGSWVFMLAVFASAYAVAYFFKKQWT from the coding sequence ATGCAAACTCCAAAACCATACCTCAATCCATTTCTTGCCGGCATCGGTCTTGGACTTGTTTTGCTTTCTGCATTTGTAGTTATGGGACGTGGGCTTGGAGCGTCGGGTGCGCTTAGTTCGGTCGTTACTTTCGGAGTCAATACGATTGCACCGGAACATGCACGTGCGAACACGTTCTACAAAGAATATCTCAACACTACAAATGGAAATCCTCTGAATGACTGGCTTGTCTTTGAAATCGTTGGAGTTCTCATCGGCGGATTGATTTCCGGACTACTTTCGGGCAGAGTGAATCGGACTATTGATAAGGGTATTCGAGCAACAAACAGCACGAGATTTTTCTATGCTTTTTGCGGCGGTTTGTTAGTTGGTATTGGTTCTAAACTTGCCCGCGGTTGCACAAGCGGGCAAGCGTTGACTGGCGGTGCATTGCTGAGTGTCGGGAGTTGGGTTTTTATGTTGGCAGTTTTTGCAAGTGCATATGCGGTTGCTTATTTTTTTAAAAAGCAGTGGACATAA
- a CDS encoding YeeE/YedE family protein produces MNAPFYQLGLFGNDSALFLAIVIGIGFGFFLEQAGFGSSIKLAQQFYLRDLTVFKVMFSAIITAMLGLFWLSWLGFIDLSLVNILPTYLVPQLVGGLLFGVGFVMGGYCPGTCCVAAVTGKIDGWIHLFGMMTGIFLFGELFPIMSDWYSSTSMGDLTLQQVFNLSHGSVVLLIVLIALAGFYGAEKLEERFRSKQ; encoded by the coding sequence ATGAATGCACCATTCTATCAACTCGGATTATTTGGAAACGATTCGGCTCTTTTTCTTGCAATCGTGATAGGCATCGGATTCGGATTCTTCCTCGAGCAGGCAGGATTCGGCAGCAGCATAAAATTAGCACAGCAATTCTACTTACGCGATCTCACCGTTTTCAAAGTAATGTTCTCAGCAATCATTACTGCTATGCTCGGTCTCTTCTGGCTTTCATGGCTTGGATTCATTGACCTATCGTTGGTGAATATTTTACCGACATATCTTGTCCCGCAGTTAGTTGGCGGATTGCTGTTCGGTGTTGGATTCGTGATGGGAGGTTATTGCCCGGGAACGTGTTGCGTCGCGGCAGTAACAGGAAAAATAGATGGATGGATTCATCTCTTCGGAATGATGACAGGAATATTTCTTTTTGGAGAATTATTTCCGATTATGAGCGACTGGTATTCTTCTACATCAATGGGAGATTTAACACTGCAACAAGTTTTCAATCTTTCACACGGCTCTGTTGTTCTCCTCATTGTTCTAATTGCACTTGCAGGATTTTACGGCGCTGAAAAACTCGAAGAGCGGTTTCGTTCAAAACAATAA
- a CDS encoding ABC transporter ATP-binding protein — MIQLHQLTKTFGSFTAVKNLSLELKQGEFFGFLGPNGAGKTTTIKMMTGLFAPTSGQILINGFDIQKNSTEAKLTTGFIPDQPFLYEKLTGKEFLFFSAGLYKLNHGMTSQRIEEVIDMLELGSWIDRRAEDYSQGMRQRVCIAAALLHRPKVMVVDEPMVGLDPRSAHIVKRIFKEQSQQGVTIFMSTHSLPVAEELCDRIGIIKEGELIFNNTIEALHEYKQQFDGKFESVFLELTK, encoded by the coding sequence TTGATACAATTACATCAATTAACAAAAACATTCGGTTCGTTCACTGCGGTGAAGAATCTTTCGCTTGAATTGAAGCAAGGAGAGTTCTTCGGCTTTCTCGGTCCGAACGGGGCGGGAAAAACGACGACGATAAAAATGATGACCGGATTGTTTGCGCCAACGTCGGGACAAATTCTTATCAATGGATTTGATATTCAGAAGAATTCGACGGAAGCAAAGTTGACAACGGGTTTCATTCCCGACCAACCGTTTTTGTATGAGAAGTTGACGGGGAAGGAGTTTCTTTTTTTCAGCGCGGGGTTGTACAAATTAAATCACGGTATGACATCACAGCGAATCGAGGAAGTGATTGATATGCTCGAACTCGGTTCGTGGATAGACAGGCGTGCAGAAGATTATTCCCAGGGAATGAGACAGCGAGTGTGCATTGCCGCGGCATTATTACATCGTCCGAAAGTAATGGTTGTAGATGAACCGATGGTCGGTCTTGACCCGCGAAGCGCGCACATTGTCAAACGAATTTTTAAGGAGCAATCTCAGCAAGGTGTAACGATTTTTATGTCAACGCACAGTTTGCCTGTTGCAGAAGAATTGTGCGACAGAATCGGAATCATCAAAGAAGGAGAATTGATTTTCAACAACACCATCGAAGCGTTGCATGAATACAAGCAACAGTTCGATGGTAAATTTGAATCGGTATTTTTGGAACTGACAAAGTAG